The following are from one region of the Halarcobacter sp. genome:
- the hypF gene encoding carbamoyltransferase HypF — protein sequence MSAVFIEVKGIVQGVGFRPFVYNLAISNNLNGWVNNDDQGVNIHLEGNTASINSFLNTLENSAPPLSKIDSILKTKTKEKNYKSFEIVKSENTSNKTTIISPDMAICDDCINDINDKNNFRYNYALTNCTNCGPRYSIIKTVPYDRCNTSMAYFEMCEDCKKEYINPTNRRYHAQPVACQKCGPKIALYDSQNQEIESNENAIKKIASKINEGKIVAIKGMGGFHLICDATNDNVIKKLRERKNRPSKPFAVMFKDLAQIKEFAKVTKKEEEILNSKEKPITLVKTISSKLSSQVAPSIDRLGCFIAYTPLHIILFKYLNNPIIATSANLSDEPIIRDKEELFQKLGDVIDYVLDFNREIINACDDSVVQVVNEDISILRNARGYAPTALRLDKKTDKKILALGANQKATIALAFENNLILSPHIGDLNSITSMEYFERTINTFKSFYDFKPDIIVCDKHPNYESVKWAKTQDIEIVQIQHHYAHVLSAMAEYKLNEEVLAFSFDGTGYGDDKNIWGGEVFITNKKEYKRVNYFKYFKLLGGEKSVKEPKRVALSLLFDSFTLDEILLLDIPTVKAFLPNEIKLMHTIWQKGLNAPLTSSVGRLFDAIASFSGILQVQSYEGETGLQIEMAYDKNIKEAYTYKIENENIDLSIAIKEIIKDNNKKLICTKFINMLINLILEISKQYELPIILTGGVFQNKTLLEAVCKKLEENKKRYYYSKNIPLNDGGIAMGQVYSQI from the coding sequence ATGAGTGCAGTATTTATTGAAGTAAAAGGGATTGTTCAAGGGGTAGGTTTTAGACCCTTTGTTTATAACTTAGCTATTTCAAACAATCTTAATGGATGGGTAAACAATGATGACCAAGGTGTAAATATACATCTTGAGGGTAATACAGCTTCTATAAATAGCTTTTTAAACACACTTGAAAACTCAGCACCACCTTTATCAAAAATAGATTCTATACTAAAAACTAAGACTAAAGAAAAAAACTATAAAAGTTTTGAAATAGTAAAAAGTGAAAATACCTCAAATAAAACAACAATTATCTCACCTGATATGGCAATATGTGATGATTGTATAAATGACATAAATGATAAAAACAATTTTAGATATAACTATGCACTTACAAACTGCACAAACTGTGGACCTAGATACTCTATTATCAAAACTGTGCCTTATGATAGATGTAATACTTCTATGGCATATTTTGAGATGTGTGAAGATTGTAAAAAAGAGTATATAAATCCTACAAATAGAAGATATCATGCCCAACCAGTTGCTTGTCAAAAGTGTGGGCCTAAAATAGCTTTATATGATTCACAAAATCAAGAGATAGAATCTAATGAAAATGCTATTAAAAAAATTGCTTCAAAAATAAATGAAGGGAAAATTGTAGCAATAAAAGGGATGGGTGGTTTTCACTTAATTTGTGATGCTACAAATGATAATGTAATAAAAAAACTAAGAGAAAGAAAAAACAGACCTTCAAAACCTTTTGCTGTTATGTTTAAAGATTTAGCTCAAATAAAAGAATTTGCAAAAGTAACAAAAAAAGAGGAAGAGATACTTAACTCAAAAGAGAAGCCAATTACTTTAGTTAAAACTATTAGCTCAAAATTAAGTTCTCAAGTTGCACCAAGTATTGACAGATTAGGGTGTTTTATAGCTTATACCCCTTTACATATAATACTTTTTAAATATCTAAATAATCCAATTATTGCAACAAGTGCCAATCTTTCTGATGAACCAATAATTAGAGATAAAGAGGAACTTTTTCAAAAACTTGGAGATGTTATTGATTATGTTTTAGATTTTAATAGAGAGATTATAAATGCCTGTGATGATTCTGTGGTACAAGTTGTAAATGAAGACATCTCTATTTTAAGAAATGCCAGAGGTTATGCTCCAACTGCATTAAGACTTGATAAAAAAACAGATAAAAAGATATTAGCTTTAGGGGCAAACCAAAAAGCAACTATCGCTTTAGCTTTTGAAAATAACCTGATATTATCTCCCCATATTGGAGATTTAAACTCTATAACTTCAATGGAATATTTTGAAAGAACAATAAATACTTTTAAAAGTTTCTATGATTTTAAACCAGATATTATAGTTTGTGATAAACATCCAAATTATGAAAGTGTAAAATGGGCAAAAACTCAAGATATTGAAATAGTTCAAATACAACACCATTATGCCCATGTTTTATCCGCTATGGCAGAGTATAAGTTAAATGAAGAGGTTTTAGCTTTCTCTTTTGATGGTACTGGATATGGCGATGATAAAAATATTTGGGGTGGAGAGGTTTTTATTACAAATAAAAAAGAGTATAAAAGAGTTAATTATTTCAAATATTTTAAACTCCTTGGTGGAGAAAAATCAGTAAAAGAGCCTAAAAGAGTTGCTCTTTCTTTACTTTTTGATAGTTTTACTTTAGATGAAATATTACTTTTAGATATACCTACTGTAAAAGCATTTTTGCCAAATGAGATTAAACTAATGCATACAATTTGGCAAAAGGGTTTAAATGCACCACTTACAAGCTCTGTTGGAAGATTATTTGATGCTATCGCTTCATTTAGTGGCATTTTACAAGTGCAAAGTTATGAGGGTGAAACAGGACTTCAAATAGAGATGGCATATGATAAAAATATCAAAGAAGCCTATACATATAAGATTGAAAATGAAAATATAGATTTATCTATAGCTATAAAAGAGATTATAAAAGATAACAATAAAAAGCTTATTTGTACTAAGTTTATAAATATGCTTATTAATTTAATTCTAGAAATATCAAAGCAATATGAACTTCCTATAATCCTAACAGGTGGAGTATTTCAAAATAAAACACTTCTTGAGGCAGTTTGCAAAAAGTTAGAAGAGAATAAAAAGAGATATTACTATTCTAAGAATATCCCTTTAAATGATGGTGGTATAGCTATGGGTCAGGTCTATTCTCAAATCTAG
- a CDS encoding DUF420 domain-containing protein: MFLLDQGFLNTKAPFFLDLITIYFAFLPVLLAISIRYAVKKEYQKHLTSQSIILFFTLFMIVIFETGVRITGGFIEFSKDSTLVPYSFLLSFLIIHIIIAIFSVAGWLYLYIYSYKLYKNKELEKLKSSKHKKIGKYIFLCLTLTSYMGVGIYILLFF, encoded by the coding sequence ATGTTTTTACTAGATCAAGGCTTTTTAAATACAAAAGCCCCTTTTTTCTTAGATTTAATCACAATCTATTTTGCTTTTTTACCTGTATTATTAGCTATAAGTATTAGATATGCTGTAAAAAAAGAGTATCAAAAACATCTAACTTCACAATCAATCATACTGTTTTTTACTCTTTTTATGATAGTTATTTTTGAAACAGGAGTTAGAATTACTGGTGGGTTTATAGAGTTTTCAAAAGATTCAACTTTAGTGCCCTATTCTTTCTTACTAAGTTTTCTAATAATACATATAATAATCGCTATATTTTCAGTTGCTGGTTGGCTTTATTTGTATATATATTCTTATAAACTATATAAAAACAAAGAGCTTGAAAAACTTAAAAGTAGCAAACATAAAAAAATTGGAAAATATATTTTTCTATGTTTAACTCTAACTTCTTATATGGGTGTGGGTATTTATATTCTTCTATTTTTCTAG
- a CDS encoding DUF3817 domain-containing protein produces the protein MFSNALSRFRLISAIEGLSYLILVFVAMPIKYIGENPYPVKVFGMIHGVLFIIFMISLFEAKIKEKWNTGLMFQLFVLSLIPFGAFLIEKRVKPKAI, from the coding sequence ATGTTTAGTAATGCTTTAAGTAGATTTAGACTTATATCTGCAATTGAGGGTTTATCTTATTTAATTTTAGTTTTTGTTGCAATGCCTATTAAATACATAGGTGAAAATCCTTATCCTGTAAAAGTTTTTGGAATGATTCACGGTGTTTTATTTATAATTTTTATGATTTCATTATTTGAAGCAAAAATAAAAGAAAAATGGAACACAGGTTTAATGTTTCAACTTTTTGTATTATCTTTAATACCATTTGGAGCATTTCTTATTGAAAAAAGAGTAAAACCTAAAGCAATATAA
- a CDS encoding DUF808 family protein — protein sequence MAGILGYLSVLSDDISTLAGKTIYSATKSLATTFDDIGVLFDDIVTYTKMASSKSSAILVDDLAAISSFTNETTSDLLKKELEKAKNINELKTNIDKLDKNSKENIQKELLDIRNKAIKQAQKNAAKRELPIVYKIAKGSLKNKFIIIPIVLLFSFFAPWLISPALVLGGIYLAFEGVEAILEKFFHHDKKEENKENLEISSEELENIKVKSAIKTDFILSFEIIVIALSLLEESEFIVKLSVLFLVGLIATIAVYGIVALIIKLDDVGFYFQEKKSSLIKKVGDLLVSSMPIIIKIISIIGTIAMLAVGGGIVAHQTHLLHFMEPIINSFKDFSGIINFFVEIVFGLIIGFIAVKIVEITKVLKKQN from the coding sequence ATGGCAGGTATATTAGGATATTTATCAGTTTTATCAGATGATATAAGTACCCTTGCAGGAAAAACTATATATAGTGCAACAAAATCATTGGCAACAACCTTTGATGATATTGGAGTACTTTTTGATGATATAGTAACTTATACTAAAATGGCAAGTAGTAAATCTTCTGCTATATTAGTTGATGACTTAGCCGCTATCTCAAGCTTTACAAACGAAACAACTTCTGATTTATTAAAAAAAGAGTTAGAAAAAGCAAAAAATATTAATGAACTAAAAACAAATATAGATAAACTTGATAAAAACTCAAAAGAGAATATACAAAAAGAATTATTAGATATAAGAAACAAAGCTATAAAACAAGCACAAAAAAATGCAGCAAAAAGGGAATTACCTATTGTTTATAAAATTGCAAAAGGGAGTTTGAAAAACAAGTTTATCATTATTCCTATAGTATTGCTTTTTAGTTTTTTTGCCCCATGGTTAATTTCACCGGCTTTAGTATTAGGTGGGATATATTTAGCTTTTGAGGGAGTTGAAGCAATATTAGAAAAATTCTTTCATCATGATAAAAAAGAAGAAAACAAAGAAAATCTTGAAATAAGTAGTGAAGAGTTAGAAAATATAAAAGTTAAAAGTGCTATAAAAACAGACTTTATTCTCTCTTTTGAGATTATTGTTATTGCTTTAAGTTTATTGGAAGAATCAGAATTTATTGTTAAACTAAGTGTTCTTTTTTTAGTTGGACTAATCGCAACCATTGCTGTATATGGAATTGTTGCTTTAATCATAAAACTTGATGATGTGGGGTTTTATTTTCAAGAGAAGAAAAGTAGTTTAATAAAAAAAGTAGGAGACTTACTTGTTTCTTCAATGCCTATTATTATAAAAATTATCTCAATAATTGGAACTATTGCAATGCTTGCAGTTGGTGGTGGAATTGTTGCACATCAAACCCATCTACTTCATTTTATGGAGCCAATAATAAATAGTTTTAAAGATTTTTCAGGAATTATAAACTTTTTTGTAGAGATTGTTTTTGGACTTATTATTGGTTTTATAGCAGTTAAAATTGTAGAAATTACAAAAGTTTTAAAAAAGCAAAACTAA
- the hypB gene encoding hydrogenase nickel incorporation protein HypB produces the protein MCQDCGCSITDHHHHDHSHGHSHEHQHGDSASHQAAHETLHHNPQLNDSKTVSVIKKILDKNDHEAAHNRVHFNNHKVLGINLMSSPGSGKTTLLEHLADIADFKYGVVEGDLETNKDADRLKAKDIKAVQIQTGSACHLDAFMVHKGLHDMPLDDLDVCFVENVGNLVCPASYDVGTHLNIVLVSVPEGEDKIAKYPVMFRAADLILFTKTDLLPYFEYDLEKEKEVARKLKPNVDILEVSTKDKDSLKAVVDWINFKRKFR, from the coding sequence ATGTGTCAAGATTGCGGATGTAGTATAACAGATCACCATCACCATGACCATAGTCATGGACACTCTCATGAACATCAACATGGAGATTCAGCTTCTCATCAAGCTGCACATGAAACTTTACATCATAACCCACAATTAAATGATAGTAAAACAGTTTCTGTAATAAAAAAGATTTTAGATAAAAATGATCATGAAGCAGCTCATAATAGAGTCCACTTTAATAATCATAAGGTTTTAGGTATAAACCTAATGAGTAGTCCAGGAAGTGGAAAAACTACACTTTTAGAACATTTAGCAGATATTGCTGATTTTAAATATGGTGTTGTTGAAGGTGATTTAGAAACAAATAAAGATGCTGATAGATTAAAAGCAAAAGATATAAAAGCAGTACAAATACAAACAGGTAGTGCCTGTCATTTGGATGCATTTATGGTTCACAAAGGTTTACACGATATGCCTTTAGATGATTTAGATGTATGTTTTGTAGAAAATGTAGGAAATCTAGTATGTCCTGCTTCATATGATGTGGGAACACACTTAAATATTGTATTAGTTTCAGTTCCTGAAGGTGAAGATAAAATTGCAAAATATCCAGTTATGTTCAGAGCAGCAGATTTAATTTTATTTACAAAAACTGACCTTCTTCCATATTTTGAATATGATTTAGAAAAAGAGAAAGAAGTAGCTAGAAAACTAAAACCCAATGTGGATATTTTAGAAGTTTCTACTAAAGATAAAGACTCTTTAAAAGCAGTCGTTGATTGGATTAATTTTAAAAGAAAATTTAGATAG
- a CDS encoding HypC/HybG/HupF family hydrogenase formation chaperone, whose product MCLSIPSKVTKIDEENNIATVDTMGVERQASLDLIDQPVVVGDYVLIHIGFAMNKIDEEDALASLEVYREIIEKMEEDDRRQAILEDDACANRG is encoded by the coding sequence ATGTGTTTATCAATACCATCAAAAGTTACAAAAATAGATGAAGAAAACAACATAGCAACTGTAGATACTATGGGAGTTGAAAGACAAGCTAGTTTAGATTTAATAGACCAGCCTGTTGTAGTTGGAGATTATGTACTTATCCATATTGGATTTGCAATGAATAAAATAGATGAAGAGGATGCCTTAGCCTCTTTGGAAGTTTATCGAGAAATAATAGAAAAGATGGAAGAGGATGATAGGCGTCAGGCAATACTTGAAGATGATGCCTGTGCCAATAGAGGTTAA
- the hypD gene encoding hydrogenase formation protein HypD — MSELKLKDLYDGFRDPKAIKALKKLIDEEASKLPRKINVMEVCGGHTHTIMKYGLNQLMPENIEFIHGPGCPVCVMPKERIDHAYILSLQEDVILVTLGDMIKVPGSRGSLQDARSKGADVRFVYSPLDTIKIAQENPNKKIIFFAIGFETTTPMTAALLEHVTKNKLENVFFHINHITVPEPMRVLLDSEDCKIDAFIGPSHVSVITGSKIYEEFVSIYKKPVVVAGFEPVDVMQSILAIVRQFNENRCELEIEYSRAVSYDGNLAAQKLNDKYFTRAGHFRWRGLGDIPHSALRLKDEYQSLDAEIIYKDILPNEKIDDHKLCICGDIMKGVAKPNDCKVFGTACKPSSPLGSCMVSSEGACSAYYKYGNLL, encoded by the coding sequence ATGAGCGAATTAAAACTAAAAGATCTTTATGATGGTTTTAGAGATCCAAAAGCTATAAAAGCCTTAAAAAAGTTAATAGATGAAGAGGCTTCAAAACTTCCAAGAAAAATAAATGTAATGGAGGTTTGTGGAGGACATACACATACTATTATGAAATATGGACTTAACCAACTTATGCCAGAAAATATTGAATTTATTCATGGTCCAGGATGTCCAGTTTGTGTTATGCCAAAAGAGAGAATCGACCATGCATATATCTTAAGCTTACAAGAAGATGTTATCTTAGTAACTTTAGGGGATATGATTAAAGTTCCAGGAAGTCGTGGAAGTTTACAAGATGCAAGAAGTAAGGGTGCAGATGTAAGGTTTGTTTATTCTCCACTTGATACTATTAAAATAGCACAAGAAAATCCAAATAAAAAGATTATCTTTTTTGCAATAGGTTTTGAAACTACAACACCTATGACAGCTGCACTTTTAGAGCATGTAACAAAAAATAAATTGGAAAATGTATTTTTTCATATAAACCATATTACTGTGCCAGAACCAATGAGAGTTTTACTTGATAGTGAAGATTGTAAAATTGATGCTTTTATAGGTCCTTCACATGTTAGTGTAATTACAGGTTCTAAGATTTATGAAGAGTTTGTATCTATATACAAAAAGCCTGTTGTAGTCGCAGGTTTTGAGCCTGTTGATGTGATGCAGTCTATACTTGCAATTGTAAGACAATTTAATGAAAACAGATGTGAATTAGAGATTGAATACTCAAGGGCAGTTTCTTATGATGGAAATCTTGCAGCACAAAAACTAAATGATAAGTATTTTACTAGAGCAGGGCATTTTAGATGGAGAGGTTTAGGTGATATCCCTCATTCTGCTCTTAGATTAAAAGATGAATATCAAAGTTTAGATGCTGAGATTATATATAAAGATATCTTGCCAAATGAAAAGATTGATGATCATAAACTTTGTATTTGTGGAGATATTATGAAAGGTGTAGCTAAACCAAACGACTGTAAAGTGTTTGGAACTGCCTGTAAACCAAGTTCCCCTTTAGGATCTTGTATGGTTAGTAGCGAGGGTGCATGTAGTGCTTATTATAAATATGGAAATTTGTTATAG
- a CDS encoding glutamine amidotransferase has translation MKKLFIIKAGITFDNTKKENGDFDKWVTDRLDNPNLDIQTIHIQEMIFLPELDECAGVIITGSHSMVTDEEPWSVAIEKWIPKLIENEIPLLGICYGHQLLGKSMNGISGYHKDGIEIGTVEVKLSKDVKDDELFCDIPNSFLAHTIHSQSVLELPKNSVNLAFNNHDRNHAFRIGKNAWGVQFHPEYNEEIMKSYIKEVGELKDIPINDLLKKVEKTPDANLVLKRFGEIVEKRLRDG, from the coding sequence ATGAAAAAACTTTTTATTATAAAAGCTGGTATTACATTTGATAATACAAAAAAAGAGAATGGTGATTTTGATAAGTGGGTAACTGATAGATTGGATAATCCTAATTTGGATATTCAAACTATACATATTCAAGAGATGATTTTTTTACCTGAGCTTGATGAGTGTGCAGGGGTTATTATAACTGGTTCACACTCAATGGTTACAGATGAAGAGCCTTGGAGTGTAGCAATTGAAAAATGGATTCCAAAGTTAATTGAAAATGAAATTCCCCTATTAGGAATTTGTTATGGTCATCAACTTTTAGGTAAGAGTATGAATGGAATTAGCGGTTATCATAAAGATGGAATTGAAATAGGCACAGTAGAAGTAAAGCTATCTAAAGATGTAAAAGATGATGAATTGTTTTGTGATATTCCTAATTCATTTTTAGCTCATACAATTCATTCACAGTCTGTATTAGAACTTCCTAAAAATAGTGTGAATCTTGCATTTAATAATCATGATAGAAACCATGCTTTTAGAATAGGAAAAAATGCTTGGGGTGTACAGTTTCATCCTGAATACAATGAAGAGATTATGAAATCATATATCAAAGAGGTTGGAGAGCTTAAAGATATACCTATAAATGATTTACTTAAAAAAGTAGAAAAGACTCCAGATGCAAATCTTGTATTAAAAAGATTTGGAGAGATTGTAGAAAAAAGGCTTAGAGATGGCTAA
- the hypE gene encoding hydrogenase expression/formation protein HypE yields MANITLAHGNGGQENNELITKIFYKAFKNDILAKSEDAAVIQDGTLAFSTDSFTVSPIEFPGADIGKLAVCGTCNDLAMMGAKPKYLTCSVIIEEGFEVDTLKRIVSSMEKELELNGAIVVSGDTKVVPRGSVDKIFINTTGIGEIKQKGISSNLIKEDDVIIVSNSVGKHGATIFAAREGIDFSTDLKSDCASLWPVVEKLIESGIEIRALRDATRGGVSAVLNEWSKQSDICVEIEEEKIPVCDEVNGVCELLGFEALSLANEGTFVMAISKDQALKALDVLKSIETSQEASIIGKVTSKHKGKVVLNTAWGTQRFIDLPTGELLPRIC; encoded by the coding sequence ATGGCTAATATAACTTTGGCTCACGGAAATGGTGGACAAGAGAACAACGAATTAATTACAAAGATTTTTTATAAAGCTTTTAAAAATGATATTTTGGCAAAAAGTGAAGATGCAGCTGTTATTCAAGATGGTACTTTAGCTTTTTCAACTGATTCTTTTACCGTAAGTCCAATAGAGTTTCCAGGAGCAGATATTGGAAAACTAGCTGTATGTGGTACTTGTAATGACTTAGCTATGATGGGAGCAAAACCAAAATATCTTACTTGTTCTGTGATTATCGAAGAGGGTTTTGAAGTAGATACTTTAAAAAGAATAGTATCTAGTATGGAAAAAGAGTTAGAGTTAAATGGTGCTATTGTTGTAAGTGGTGACACAAAAGTGGTTCCAAGAGGAAGTGTTGATAAAATATTTATAAATACAACTGGAATTGGTGAAATAAAACAAAAAGGTATCTCATCAAATCTAATCAAAGAAGATGATGTAATTATAGTTTCAAACTCTGTTGGTAAACATGGAGCAACTATTTTTGCAGCAAGAGAAGGAATAGATTTCTCTACAGATTTAAAATCAGATTGTGCTTCTTTATGGCCAGTTGTTGAGAAACTAATAGAATCAGGTATTGAAATTAGAGCTTTAAGGGATGCAACTAGAGGTGGAGTTAGTGCTGTTTTAAATGAATGGTCAAAACAATCAGATATTTGTGTTGAGATTGAAGAGGAAAAAATTCCAGTATGTGATGAGGTAAATGGAGTTTGTGAACTTTTAGGTTTTGAAGCTTTAAGTCTAGCAAATGAAGGAACATTTGTTATGGCTATTTCAAAAGATCAAGCTTTAAAAGCTTTAGATGTTTTAAAGTCAATTGAGACTTCACAAGAAGCAAGTATCATTGGAAAAGTGACATCTAAACACAAAGGAAAAGTTGTTTTAAATACAGCTTGGGGAACTCAAAGATTTATTGATTTACCAACTGGTGAATTATTGCCAAGGATTTGTTAA
- the hypA gene encoding hydrogenase maturation nickel metallochaperone HypA — protein sequence MHEYSIVQSLLDSCEEHARQNDSTKVTKVVVKIGVLSGVEPDLLQTAFDTFKEKTVCDGAEFLINHQKVVIECLSCQEQSTLEKNEFLCPKCESNQVKVIDGEDMFLMSLEME from the coding sequence ATGCATGAATATAGTATAGTTCAATCACTTTTAGATAGTTGTGAAGAGCACGCAAGACAAAATGATTCTACTAAAGTTACAAAAGTTGTTGTTAAAATTGGGGTATTAAGTGGAGTTGAACCAGATTTACTTCAAACTGCTTTTGATACTTTCAAAGAAAAAACAGTATGTGATGGTGCAGAATTTTTAATAAACCATCAAAAAGTAGTAATAGAATGCCTATCCTGTCAAGAACAATCAACTTTAGAAAAAAATGAATTTTTATGTCCAAAATGTGAATCAAATCAAGTAAAGGTTATTGATGGGGAAGATATGTTTTTAATGTCCCTTGAAATGGAATAA
- a CDS encoding diguanylate cyclase, whose translation MNKIRLEKLIYKNYLKTSVFSILFIELALLIIYFTVNNKIVDISIQSLLSDIEKSVYSTIKNSIKDTEQKFNHVEDLSYILQNEHQNYFKYSMKLDDFDNRYFRYANNGVFYKYKDTGGASLFVSNKENVNKNLKDEIARTEVFDTTLKTLVNRNNLIVAAYYNSHRNYTRYYPFLKDIYKVFPADLKVSNYNFYYEANKKNNPEKKAVWTDVYLDPAGQGWMLSVVVPIYKNDFLEGVSGIDITVKSIIKNILESEIPYNASSILLDKHGNIIGITKNSEDILNLKDSSDYKYIKDEKIGKTIYKRDSFNILNHQDEKIKELFNKVINEDNYSKEVYLNGKKYLLFSEKIKKTSWFVISLIDEDNITSEVRSLESYYKKLGYTIIATIIIFYLAFFVFLHFRAKKFVRKINFPLLKIIEMTKNIGDKKSAEKLQECGVYEIDLLSDNFNKMVDKLEEKNKELIQSEYKVAFNEKLALTDSLTKVYNRRFLDEFSNKYSSEISLSKEGLALFVVDIDNFKNINDTYGHDRGDEVITTLVSIIKTVIRKNDFIVRLGGDEFLILLPSSNLKNCKKVATKLIESINERNEILEPFEISFTISIGTANYEKDDVGIEDTIKRADKQLYKAKSQGKNCIT comes from the coding sequence ATGAATAAGATTAGACTTGAAAAACTTATATATAAAAATTATTTAAAAACATCTGTATTCTCTATACTTTTTATTGAATTAGCACTTTTAATCATATATTTTACAGTTAATAATAAAATTGTAGATATTAGTATCCAAAGTTTATTAAGTGATATTGAAAAAAGTGTTTATTCTACAATTAAAAATTCAATAAAAGACACTGAACAAAAATTTAATCATGTCGAAGATTTATCATATATTTTACAAAATGAACATCAAAATTATTTTAAATATAGTATGAAGTTAGATGATTTTGATAATAGATATTTTAGATACGCAAATAATGGAGTTTTCTATAAATACAAAGATACTGGTGGAGCTTCACTTTTTGTATCAAATAAGGAAAATGTAAATAAAAATTTAAAAGATGAAATAGCAAGAACAGAAGTATTTGATACAACATTAAAAACATTAGTTAATAGAAATAATTTAATAGTTGCAGCGTATTACAATTCACACAGAAACTACACAAGATACTACCCTTTTTTGAAAGATATATATAAAGTTTTTCCTGCTGATTTAAAAGTTTCAAACTATAACTTTTATTATGAAGCCAATAAAAAGAATAACCCTGAAAAGAAAGCTGTTTGGACAGATGTATATCTAGACCCAGCAGGTCAAGGTTGGATGTTAAGTGTAGTTGTACCAATTTATAAAAATGATTTTCTAGAAGGGGTATCAGGAATAGATATTACCGTAAAAAGTATCATAAAAAATATTCTTGAATCAGAGATTCCTTATAATGCTTCATCAATACTTTTAGATAAACATGGAAATATAATAGGTATTACAAAAAATAGTGAAGATATTTTAAATTTAAAAGATAGTAGTGACTATAAGTATATAAAAGATGAAAAAATTGGTAAGACCATATATAAAAGAGATAGTTTTAATATTTTAAATCATCAAGATGAAAAAATAAAAGAGCTATTTAACAAAGTTATCAATGAAGATAATTATTCAAAAGAGGTTTATTTAAATGGAAAGAAATATCTTCTTTTTAGTGAAAAAATTAAAAAAACATCTTGGTTTGTAATCTCTTTAATAGATGAAGATAATATTACCTCAGAAGTTAGAAGTTTAGAAAGTTATTATAAAAAACTTGGTTATACAATAATTGCAACAATAATAATATTTTATTTAGCTTTTTTTGTGTTTTTACATTTTAGGGCAAAAAAATTTGTTAGAAAAATAAACTTTCCATTATTAAAAATTATTGAGATGACAAAAAATATTGGTGATAAAAAATCAGCTGAGAAACTCCAAGAGTGTGGTGTATATGAAATTGATTTATTGAGTGACAATTTTAATAAGATGGTAGATAAGTTAGAAGAAAAAAATAAAGAATTAATACAGTCAGAATATAAAGTTGCTTTTAATGAGAAACTTGCTTTAACTGATTCTTTGACAAAAGTTTATAATAGAAGATTTTTAGATGAGTTTTCAAATAAATATTCAAGTGAAATTTCATTAAGTAAAGAGGGACTAGCACTATTTGTTGTAGATATTGATAATTTTAAAAATATAAATGATACTTACGGACATGATAGGGGAGATGAAGTTATTACAACTTTAGTTTCTATTATAAAAACTGTAATCAGAAAAAATGATTTCATAGTAAGATTAGGTGGAGATGAGTTTTTAATACTTCTACCTAGTAGTAATCTTAAAAACTGTAAAAAAGTTGCAACTAAACTTATAGAAAGCATTAATGAACGAAATGAAATTTTAGAACCCTTTGAAATAAGTTTTACTATTAGTATAGGAACAGCAAATTATGAAAAAGATGATGTAGGTATAGAGGATACAATTAAAAGAGCAGATAAGCAACTATACAAGGCAAAATCTCAAGGAAAAAATTGTATTACATAA